The following proteins are encoded in a genomic region of Thermocrinis sp.:
- a CDS encoding M67 family metallopeptidase has protein sequence MLRIKNSAVQKIIAQAERDYPYETCGLLLGKYEKDLRIVFGAYETPNANPDRKNDRYEIDPKDYLKAEKKAREFGLEIVGVYHSHPDHPDRPSQFDQERAFEGFSYIILSVSKGKVVSYKSWELVDGKFREEPIDIFG, from the coding sequence ATGCTGAGGATAAAAAACTCTGCGGTGCAAAAGATCATAGCCCAAGCAGAGAGGGATTACCCTTACGAAACCTGTGGTCTCTTGCTTGGTAAATACGAAAAGGACTTAAGAATTGTCTTTGGAGCTTATGAAACACCCAACGCAAACCCAGACAGAAAAAACGACAGATACGAGATAGATCCAAAGGATTACCTGAAAGCGGAAAAAAAAGCAAGGGAGTTTGGGCTTGAAATTGTAGGTGTGTATCATTCCCACCCAGACCATCCCGACAGGCCCTCCCAGTTTGACCAAGAGAGAGCCTTTGAAGGTTTTTCTTACATAATCCTTTCCGTCAGCAAGGGAAAGGTGGTATCTTACAAAAGCTGGGAGCTTGTGGATGGAAAATTTAGAGAGGAACCCATTGACATATTCGGATGA
- the asd gene encoding aspartate-semialdehyde dehydrogenase → MRVAIVGATGEVGRTFLRVLEERNFPVDDLYLFASEKSEGTELIFRGEKFKVQALSKQSSFKGIDIALFSAGSGISKEYAPRFAKDGVLVIDNSSAWRLDPEVPLVVPEVNPEDAEKHKGIIANPNCSTIQMVVALKPIYDVAGIEAIVVSTYQSVSGAGAKAIRELEEQTKAWCEGKEIEVKNLPRRIAFNVIPQIDLFTENGYTKEEMKMLNETRKIMHDPNIKVSATTVRVPVFYGHSEAISVKLKTPLEPEEAKELLKKAKGVVLVEEGYPVPIDVAGKDEVFVGRIRKDLVFEPGLSMWVVADNIRKGAATNAVQIAELLIGSPKPC, encoded by the coding sequence ATGAGAGTTGCCATCGTCGGTGCCACAGGAGAAGTAGGAAGGACTTTTTTAAGGGTTTTGGAAGAAAGGAATTTCCCGGTAGACGATCTCTACCTTTTTGCTTCGGAAAAGTCAGAGGGAACGGAGCTAATTTTTAGAGGTGAAAAGTTCAAAGTCCAAGCCCTTAGCAAACAAAGTTCATTTAAAGGTATAGACATAGCTCTATTTTCTGCAGGCTCTGGAATAAGCAAAGAATACGCTCCAAGGTTTGCAAAAGATGGCGTGCTTGTTATAGATAATTCTTCCGCTTGGAGGTTAGACCCAGAGGTGCCTCTGGTAGTGCCAGAGGTCAATCCGGAGGATGCAGAAAAACACAAAGGCATAATTGCAAACCCCAACTGTTCTACCATACAAATGGTTGTTGCCCTAAAACCCATATACGACGTAGCAGGAATAGAAGCCATAGTTGTATCTACCTATCAATCTGTTTCCGGTGCAGGTGCAAAGGCTATAAGGGAGTTGGAGGAGCAAACAAAAGCCTGGTGCGAGGGGAAAGAAATAGAAGTTAAAAACCTACCAAGGAGGATTGCCTTTAACGTAATCCCACAGATAGACCTATTTACAGAAAACGGATACACGAAGGAAGAGATGAAGATGCTCAATGAAACAAGAAAGATTATGCACGATCCTAACATTAAGGTAAGCGCCACCACAGTGAGGGTGCCTGTCTTTTATGGACACTCAGAAGCCATTTCAGTTAAGCTAAAAACCCCGTTAGAGCCCGAAGAAGCAAAGGAATTACTCAAGAAAGCTAAGGGTGTGGTGCTTGTAGAAGAGGGCTATCCTGTTCCTATAGATGTAGCGGGAAAGGACGAAGTTTTTGTAGGAAGGATAAGGAAGGATTTAGTCTTTGAGCCGGGACTTTCCATGTGGGTGGTTGCAGACAACATAAGAAAAGGTGCGGCAACCAACGCGGTTCAGATAGCAGAGCTACTGATAGGTTCGCCAAAGCCATGCTGA
- the hisIE gene encoding bifunctional phosphoribosyl-AMP cyclohydrolase/phosphoribosyl-ATP diphosphatase HisIE: MENLERNPLTYSDELLKSIKWNAEGLVPVIAQDYRTGEIRMFAWANQEALMLTLQTGYAHYYSRSREKVWKKGETSGELQKVIEVRIDCDEDAILYVIEQELNRACHTGERNCFFRGIDGKKTERLLPFETLGRLEEVIKQRLTEKPEGSYTVKLFLEGEDRIIQKFGEEAVESLIALKNGNQKQIAMEVSDLLYHLTLALVVKGLKWHQIMEELASRFKK, encoded by the coding sequence ATGGAAAATTTAGAGAGGAACCCATTGACATATTCGGATGAGCTTTTAAAGAGCATAAAGTGGAACGCTGAAGGGCTTGTGCCCGTGATAGCACAGGACTACAGGACTGGGGAAATAAGGATGTTTGCGTGGGCAAATCAGGAAGCTCTAATGCTTACGCTACAAACTGGTTATGCCCACTATTACTCAAGGTCAAGAGAGAAGGTATGGAAAAAGGGGGAAACCTCTGGGGAGCTGCAAAAAGTAATTGAGGTAAGAATAGACTGCGACGAAGACGCTATTTTGTACGTCATTGAGCAAGAGCTCAACAGAGCTTGCCACACTGGGGAGAGAAACTGCTTTTTTAGAGGCATAGATGGAAAAAAGACAGAAAGGCTTTTACCTTTCGAAACACTTGGCAGGCTTGAAGAAGTTATAAAACAACGTCTTACAGAAAAACCAGAAGGTTCGTACACGGTAAAACTTTTTTTAGAGGGAGAGGATAGGATTATTCAAAAATTCGGAGAAGAGGCAGTAGAGTCTCTGATAGCACTGAAAAATGGAAACCAAAAGCAAATAGCGATGGAGGTTTCAGACCTTTTATACCATCTAACTTTGGCCTTGGTGGTCAAAGGATTGAAATGGCACCAGATCATGGAAGAACTTGCAAGCAGGTTTAAAAAGTGA